One stretch of Paraburkholderia fungorum DNA includes these proteins:
- a CDS encoding LysR family transcriptional regulator — translation MNQLQAMRVFTRVVDLASFNLAARQLGMSAAAVTRSVGTLEAHLNMRLLNRTTRSLSLTDVGREYLNGCRAIIEKLDEMESNLLETTRDPQGTLRIATPMTFATSGLGALLASYRTLHPRVDFDVTTFDTHIDLVEGGFDVCFSDDRRLANSSLVSRTLTSVDEITVASPAYLARHGAPRDPAALNRHGLLTVSDGTSRAWEFADSDGVYRVNTGSALTATSSAMVRVAALNHMGIALLPKPIIADDLARGALVPVLEQFEINGGPRQISILYSGRNYLSMRVRAFIDFAVSQYRAPDRPVTLRAVA, via the coding sequence ATGAACCAGCTACAAGCGATGCGTGTCTTCACACGAGTAGTCGACCTCGCCAGCTTCAATCTTGCAGCGAGGCAGTTAGGTATGTCCGCGGCTGCGGTCACGCGCAGCGTCGGCACGCTGGAAGCGCATCTGAACATGCGCCTGCTGAATCGCACCACACGCAGTCTTTCGTTGACAGACGTAGGCCGCGAATATCTGAACGGCTGTCGCGCGATCATCGAAAAGCTCGACGAAATGGAGTCGAACCTGCTGGAGACCACGCGCGATCCGCAAGGCACGCTGCGCATCGCCACGCCGATGACATTCGCGACGTCCGGCCTCGGCGCACTGCTCGCGTCGTATCGCACGTTGCATCCCCGGGTGGATTTCGACGTGACGACATTCGACACGCACATCGATCTCGTGGAAGGCGGTTTCGACGTGTGCTTTTCCGACGACCGCCGTCTCGCGAATTCGTCGCTCGTCAGCCGCACGCTCACCAGCGTCGACGAAATCACAGTAGCGTCCCCCGCTTATCTCGCACGCCACGGCGCACCGCGCGACCCGGCCGCGTTGAACCGGCATGGCCTGCTGACCGTATCCGACGGCACGTCGCGCGCGTGGGAATTCGCAGATTCAGACGGCGTCTATCGCGTGAATACCGGTAGCGCGCTCACCGCGACCAGCAGCGCGATGGTGCGGGTCGCTGCGCTCAACCATATGGGCATCGCGTTGCTGCCGAAGCCGATCATCGCCGACGATCTCGCGCGCGGCGCACTCGTGCCTGTGCTCGAACAGTTCGAGATCAACGGCGGCCCGCGCCAGATTTCGATTCTGTATTCCGGCCGCAACTATCTGTCGATGCGCGTGCGCGCGTTTATCGACTTCGCTGTCAGCCAGTATCGCGCGCCTGACCGCCCCGTTACGCTGCGCGCGGTCGCCTGA
- a CDS encoding efflux RND transporter permease subunit, whose translation MLKIVRLALTRPYTFIVLAMLILLIGPLAALRTPTDIFPDIRIPVISVVWNYAGLQPDDMSGRIVTYYERTLGTTVNDVAHIESQSFRGYGIVKIFFQPTVDIRTATAQVTSVSQTVLKQMPPGTTPPQILNYNASTVPVLQLALTSNTLDEQKLADYAANFIRPQLLSVPGVAIPTPYGGKTREVQIDLDPQALQAKKLSANDVATALAQQNQIIPAGTEKIGRFEYNIKLNNSPLALDELNALPIKTVDGATIYIRDVAHVRDGYPPQGNVVRVDGHRAVLMSILKNGSASTLDIISGVKAQLPRIEATLPPGLKLVTMGDQSTFVKGAVSGVAREGIIAAALTSLMILLFLGSWRSTLIIAASIPLAVLAAIAGLAAMGETLNVMTLGGLALAVGILVDDATVTIENINWHLEQGKDVRSAILEGAAQIVGPAFVSLLCICIVFVPMLLLDGIARFLFVPMAEAVIFAMIASFILSRTFVPMMAQYLLRPHASGGHASGELAAVMDPHGGHSHAAPSRNPLVRFQRAFERRFERVRAVYRIVLGLALTHRKRFVAGFLIVVAASFLLAPWLGRNFFPDIDSGEIAIHVRAPIGTRVEDTADQFDRIENAVRRAIPPDELRSIVDNIGLPNSGINLTYNNSGTIGPQDGDILISLNEDHQPTAGFVRKLRESLPRQFPGTTFAFLPADIVSQILNFGAPAPIDLQVAGPNQAANHRYANELLRRMRMIPGIADTRMQQAATYPQFTVSVDRSRADQLGITEQDVTNSVVASLSGTSQVSPTYWLNPKNGVSYPIVAQTPQYRMTSLSNLSNLPVTGKNGQAQILGGIATIKRGVGNAVVSHYNIEPLYDVFATTQGQDLGAVSAKIQSIVHDTAKDLPKGSIVTLRGQVQTMNSAFLGLSLGLVGAILLIFLLIVVNFHSWSDAFVIVTALPAALAGIVWMLFTTHTPLSVPALTGAILCMGVATANSILVVSFARERLAVTGNALVAAMEAGFTRFRPVLMTALAMIIGMAPMALGLGDGGEQNAPLGRAVIGGLICATFATLLFVPVVFSIVHRRDAADHPPSRDGAHDAHAPSDEPSSSEPGVQHVH comes from the coding sequence ATGTTAAAAATAGTCCGGTTAGCTTTGACCCGGCCCTACACGTTCATCGTGCTTGCGATGCTGATCCTGCTGATCGGCCCGCTTGCCGCGTTGCGCACGCCAACGGATATCTTTCCCGACATTCGCATCCCCGTGATCAGCGTGGTGTGGAATTACGCGGGTCTGCAACCGGACGATATGTCCGGGCGCATCGTCACTTACTATGAACGCACGCTCGGCACGACCGTGAACGACGTCGCGCATATCGAGTCGCAATCGTTTCGCGGCTACGGCATCGTCAAGATCTTCTTTCAGCCGACCGTCGACATTCGCACCGCTACCGCACAGGTCACCTCCGTTTCGCAGACCGTGCTCAAGCAGATGCCGCCCGGCACGACGCCGCCACAGATCCTGAACTACAACGCGTCGACGGTGCCGGTGCTGCAACTCGCCCTCACCAGCAACACGCTCGACGAACAGAAGCTCGCCGACTACGCGGCCAACTTCATTCGTCCGCAATTGCTTAGCGTGCCCGGCGTCGCCATTCCGACACCGTATGGCGGCAAGACGCGCGAAGTGCAGATCGATCTCGACCCGCAGGCATTGCAGGCGAAAAAGCTCTCGGCGAACGATGTCGCCACCGCGCTCGCGCAGCAGAACCAGATCATTCCAGCGGGTACGGAGAAGATCGGCCGCTTCGAATACAACATCAAGCTGAACAACAGTCCGCTCGCACTCGATGAACTGAATGCGCTGCCGATCAAAACAGTGGACGGCGCGACCATCTATATCCGCGATGTCGCGCATGTGCGCGACGGCTATCCGCCACAAGGCAACGTGGTTCGCGTGGACGGTCATCGTGCGGTGCTGATGAGCATTCTGAAGAACGGCTCGGCGTCGACGCTCGACATCATCTCGGGCGTGAAAGCGCAATTGCCGCGTATCGAAGCGACGTTGCCACCCGGACTCAAACTGGTCACGATGGGCGACCAGTCGACCTTCGTGAAAGGCGCCGTCAGCGGCGTGGCGCGCGAGGGCATTATCGCGGCCGCCCTCACCTCGCTGATGATTCTGCTGTTCCTCGGAAGCTGGCGCTCCACGCTGATCATCGCCGCGTCGATTCCCCTCGCCGTGCTCGCCGCGATTGCCGGACTCGCGGCGATGGGCGAAACGCTCAACGTGATGACGCTCGGCGGCCTCGCGCTCGCGGTGGGGATTCTGGTGGACGACGCCACCGTCACGATCGAGAACATCAACTGGCATCTCGAACAGGGCAAGGACGTCAGGAGCGCGATTCTGGAAGGCGCCGCGCAGATCGTCGGGCCCGCGTTCGTGTCGCTGCTGTGCATCTGTATCGTGTTCGTACCGATGCTGCTGCTCGACGGCATCGCGCGCTTCCTGTTCGTGCCGATGGCCGAAGCGGTGATCTTCGCGATGATCGCATCGTTCATTCTGTCGCGTACTTTTGTGCCGATGATGGCGCAATACCTGCTGCGTCCGCATGCATCGGGCGGTCACGCATCCGGCGAACTGGCTGCAGTGATGGACCCGCACGGCGGCCATTCGCATGCTGCTCCCTCGCGCAATCCGCTGGTCCGCTTTCAGCGCGCATTCGAGCGTCGCTTCGAACGCGTGCGCGCCGTCTACCGGATTGTGCTCGGCCTCGCGCTGACGCATCGCAAGCGTTTCGTTGCGGGCTTTCTCATCGTTGTCGCTGCTTCGTTCCTGCTCGCGCCGTGGCTCGGCCGCAATTTCTTCCCGGATATCGATTCCGGCGAAATCGCGATTCACGTCCGTGCGCCGATCGGCACGCGGGTCGAAGACACCGCCGACCAGTTCGACCGGATCGAAAACGCGGTGCGCCGCGCGATTCCGCCGGACGAGTTGCGCAGCATCGTCGACAACATCGGCTTGCCGAATAGCGGTATCAACCTGACGTATAACAACAGCGGCACGATCGGACCGCAGGACGGCGATATCCTGATCTCGCTGAACGAAGATCATCAGCCGACCGCGGGATTCGTGCGCAAGCTGCGTGAGAGCCTGCCGCGTCAGTTTCCGGGCACGACGTTCGCGTTCCTGCCCGCCGATATCGTCAGCCAGATTCTGAACTTCGGCGCGCCTGCGCCAATCGATTTGCAGGTGGCAGGGCCGAACCAGGCGGCGAATCATCGGTACGCGAATGAACTGCTGCGCCGCATGCGGATGATCCCCGGTATTGCCGACACGCGCATGCAGCAGGCGGCGACATACCCGCAATTCACGGTGTCGGTGGACCGCTCGCGCGCCGATCAACTCGGCATCACCGAACAGGACGTGACCAACTCGGTGGTGGCGAGCCTGTCCGGCACGAGCCAGGTGTCGCCCACTTACTGGCTCAATCCGAAGAACGGCGTGTCGTATCCGATCGTCGCGCAAACGCCGCAATACCGGATGACGTCGCTATCGAATCTGAGCAATCTGCCCGTGACCGGCAAGAACGGTCAGGCGCAAATTCTCGGCGGCATTGCAACGATCAAGCGCGGCGTGGGCAATGCGGTGGTCTCGCACTACAACATCGAACCGCTCTACGACGTGTTCGCAACGACTCAGGGCCAGGACCTCGGCGCGGTGTCCGCGAAAATCCAGAGCATCGTGCACGACACTGCAAAAGACCTGCCGAAGGGATCGATCGTGACACTACGCGGCCAGGTACAGACGATGAACAGTGCGTTCCTCGGTCTCTCGCTGGGACTGGTCGGCGCGATTCTGCTGATCTTCCTGCTGATCGTCGTGAACTTCCATTCGTGGAGCGACGCGTTCGTGATCGTCACCGCGTTGCCTGCGGCATTGGCGGGCATCGTGTGGATGCTGTTCACCACGCACACGCCGCTATCGGTGCCCGCGTTGACCGGCGCGATTCTCTGCATGGGCGTTGCGACCGCGAACAGCATTCTCGTGGTGAGCTTCGCGCGTGAACGACTCGCCGTGACGGGCAACGCGCTGGTCGCTGCCATGGAAGCGGGTTTCACACGCTTTCGCCCGGTGTTGATGACCGCGCTCGCGATGATCATCGGCATGGCGCCGATGGCGCTCGGTCTCGGCGACGGCGGCGAGCAGAACGCGCCGCTCGGACGTGCGGTGATCGGCGGCCTGATTTGCGCGACCTTCGCGACGCTGCTGTTCGTGCCGGTCGTGTTCAGCATCGTGCACCGGCGCGACGCAGCGGATCATCCTCCATCACGCGACGGCGCACACGACGCGCACGCCCCTTCTGACGAACCTTCATCATCCGAACCCGGAGTCCAACATGTCCACTGA
- a CDS encoding response regulator transcription factor: MPKILTIEDDELIARDIVRTLSASGFSVDVARTGREGMAKAMAGDYDVVTLDRMLPDLDGLTIVATMRGVGVETPVLVMSAMSDVDQRIQGLRAGGDDYLTKPFSSEEMFARVEVLLRRRPRHAKAETTLRNGALELDLVRRKVTHRQRELDLQPTEFRVLEFMMRHTGQVLTRTMIFEAVWGCRFDPGTNLIDVHVGRLRKKVEMPGERPLIRTIRGSGYLFG; this comes from the coding sequence ATGCCCAAGATATTGACGATCGAAGATGACGAGCTGATCGCGCGCGACATCGTGCGCACGCTCAGCGCGAGCGGTTTCTCCGTCGATGTGGCGCGTACCGGCCGTGAAGGGATGGCTAAAGCAATGGCGGGCGACTACGACGTCGTCACGCTGGACCGCATGCTGCCCGACCTCGACGGACTCACCATTGTTGCGACCATGCGCGGCGTCGGCGTGGAAACGCCGGTGCTGGTGATGAGCGCGATGTCCGATGTCGATCAGCGCATTCAGGGACTGCGTGCCGGTGGGGACGACTACTTGACGAAGCCGTTCTCCTCCGAAGAAATGTTCGCCCGCGTCGAAGTGCTATTGCGGCGCCGTCCGCGTCACGCTAAAGCCGAAACGACGTTGCGCAACGGCGCGCTCGAACTCGACCTCGTGCGGCGTAAAGTCACACACCGGCAGCGCGAACTCGATCTTCAACCCACTGAATTTCGCGTACTCGAATTCATGATGCGGCACACCGGCCAGGTGCTCACCCGCACGATGATTTTCGAAGCCGTGTGGGGTTGCCGCTTCGATCCCGGCACGAACCTGATCGACGTACATGTAGGCCGTTTGCGCAAGAAAGTCGAGATGCCCGGCGAGCGCCCGCTGATTCGCACGATTCGCGGCTCAGGCTATCTGTTCGGCTAA